The window ttgacgaggttagtttacctgggagcaatggactttttggtttagttagtttgacaAGGTGagtttacctgggagcaatggactttttggtttagttagtttgacgaggttagtttacctgggagcaatggactttttggtttagttagtttgacgaggttagtttacctgggagcaatggactttttggtttagttagtttgacgaggttagtttacctgggagcaatggactttttggtttagttagtttgacgaggttagtttacctgggagcaatggactttttggtttagttagtttgacgaggttagtttacctgggagcaatggactttttggtttagttagtttgacaAGGTGagtttacctgggagcaatggactttttggtttagttagtttgacgaggttagtttacctgggagcaatggactttttggtttagttagtttgacgaggttagtttacctgggagcaatggactttttggtttagttagtttgacaAGGTGagtttacctgggagcaatggacttttggtttagttagtttgacgaggttagtttacctgggagcaatggactttttggtttagttagtttgacgaggtgagtttacctgggagcaatggactttttggtttagttagtttgacaaggttagtttacctgggagcaatggactttttggtttagttagtttgacaAGGTGagtttacctgggagcaatggacttttggtttagttagtttgacgaggttagtttacctgggagcaatggactttttggtttagttagtttgacaAGGTGagtttacctgggagcaatggacttttggtttagttagtttgacgaggttagtttacctgggagcaatggacttttggtttagttagtttgacaAGGTGagtttacctgggagcaatggacttttggtttagttagtttgacgaggttagtttacctgggagcaatggactttttggtttagttagtttgacaAGGTGagtttacctgggagcaatggacttttggtttagttagtttgacaAGGTGagtttacctgggagcaatggacttttggtttagttagtttgacgaggttagtttacctgggagcaatggactttttggtttagttagtttgacgaggttagtttacctgggagcaatggacttttggtttagttagtttgacgaggttagtttacctgggagcaatggactttttggtttagttagtttgacgaggttagtttacctgggagcaatggactttttggtttagttagtttgacaAGGTGagtttacctgggagcaatggactttttggtttagttagtttgacgaggttagtttacctgggagcaatggactttttggtttagttagtttgacaAGGTGagtttacctgggagcaatggacttttggtttagttagtttgacgaggttagtttacctgggagcaatggactttttggtttagttagtttgacgaggttagtttacctgggagcaatggactttttggtttagttagtttgacgaggttagtttacctgggagcaatggactttttggtttagttagtttgacgagGTTAGTTTACCTGGGAAGAAGCTGGCCAGTTAAACTACCAATTTGATTCGCAACCATAGGAACACAGTCTGAACAATAACCATCTTGTGATAGTCTCGAGTCTAACACGTACCTGTCTTAATAATTCCTCAGTGAGTTGTGGTTTGGTCAATTGGAAGCCAGTGGTCTCTAGTTTCTGTCCGTCCATGTACAAATGTTTGTTGTACAACAGCTCCTGGTCAAAGTACAGCAAATCAATACAGTGTTTATGTGTCATCAACAATTTAGAGCTCAAGATAAACTTTTACCATAAAAAGTAACTTCTAGACTACTACTACTACAgaatatatgatttgaggctttgcatggtgaggtttgcagtaacactacatgtgtgtctacttgccaggtagaatttgttcttttgagaactaacttgctatatattctactaccgcagagtagattgttTGGATTTTCCGTCAAACTCCTGACGATGACTTGAGTatgctagtcgaaacgttgagaccatttaagaactcactctgcggtagtgcaggTAATAATGATCCTTTAAGATAAAGTAGTACATGTAGTCCCGGCTGATTTTCAACCTTCCACCCATGtattataaatttaaaaaaggacagttcttttcagaaaaaaatttacctcgcaagtagatatacacatggtgttaccgcaaaccaaatattcatACTTCAGAATAGTCTTGACACTTGTCAAATATATATTACTTCAGAATAGTCTTCACACTTGTCAAGTATATATTACTTCAGAATAGTCTTCACACTTGTCAAATATATATTACTTCAGAATAGTCTTCACACTTGTTCAGTCTCCAATTGTTATAGATTGGGCAAGTCATTTAATGATTGTGATGGAATGGTCTCGGACAGCTAGTAGAGCCTATCACTGTTAGGTAGATCAAGTACATCAGAATCATAACATTGTAAATACATTTAGATATCAGTCacttttttatgctaatgaccCAACATTTtaagactacatgtacaagggTCTTTGGGGTATTTATAGCACATGCCCTTTTAGTTGGTGAgctaaatttcatggctctgctaaccctCCAGAAATCTGCAATAATCGCTATCATTCTCCTTTTCTGTTCTGTGCTAGATGTGTAAGCAAAGATGGCCTAGTAACATGCTAACAAGCTAATTCCCTGCTAACTTAACGTAAGTGTGGAATTCCCTGCATCTGTAAGCAAAATCAGAGCCAAGCAATTGAACCCCGTTAGCAGCAGAtgattctattttctcattatacctggggtgtcgtggctgagcggctAAGAgaaccaaactcaagctctggcatTTCTGTTTAggtgagtgtgggttcaaaccccggtcgtgacactccttgagcaagacgctttactataattgcttctctccatgcacccaggggtaaatgggtaactgtgagggcagagatggttcttgtgtttgattttaatagcttagtgcgctacatatttggtagcacaggctgtatactccccagggagctaagatggtttaaggaacgaaatggcccagtgatcagggtaataatgttggaagcgctttgagaaatGGTGTATATAAAGCgttatgtaaaaaacaaatatttagtaTTATTGTACATACCTGGTGCAGATAGGGGCTCAATGGGGTATACTGCAAACCATCTCGATTACACGCTTCAGTCCATGGCTCAAAATGTTTGTCATTTGAATCGTCTACAATCTCAGCCATATTCAGCTGttacaatcaaaacaaatagaGACAAGTTGAGTCTAAATATGGGCATCTAATTTGGCAAGCTTTTAATTATCTATAtctacattttgagaaaatcatAGCTTCCGGGATGTGGTTGTCCTTGTGTATGCTGTAGCAGAGTTCTTGTctttgcgccaggagtgtcatcattgacaaaCATGGCGCACAAGAAATTTTATAAGATATATTTCAGATGTTCCTAGGATAAAGAGCTGTAACCAGACATCATGCCATGCAATATTCTGTTAACTTACCCGTGCAAAGTTGGAGATGACTGTTCCAAAGTAGTCATGTTTGATGTCAAATATTCTGCAAACCAATTCAGCCATGGAGCCTTGAGCTGTTAGGAACAACGTGAAATGAATAATACTTCATTGATGTTTACTCAAAGGTTATTCTTATGATGCgtcttaaaaggcactggacactgttggttattactcaaaatagtataaaaacttacttggtaacgagtaatggagagctgttgacagtataaaacagtgtgagaagcggtgccctctgaagtataatagtttttgaggaagaggtaatttctcactcaaatatcaaaagacttcagctgaagctttttattaagcatctgaaaaaaCGCAaagctgtgccacaagggtgttattttcttccattattctcttgcaactttgatgaccaattgagctcaaattttcacaggtttgattttTTATGCAtccatatgttgggatacacctagtgaaaatactggtctttggcaattaccacaggtatccagtgcctttaactggttAATATCTGATGACGAGTTTAAATGCAAAACATTAACGACCAGAAAAAAACGGATGACCATTGAAATTAAaagttatcaatataaaccacaagggaaactgaatgggtaaattttgtaaatgaaTTTTGCGTTAATTTTGCGCCataatagggctagatagctcagttggaagagcgccggcacgttaatccagaggccATTGGTTCGAACCCTAttccagtcaattctttgttaaaCCCCCAAAAGAAATTTAAAGTTATATACATGAGATGCCGTGGTGGACACaccaaaacaatgttttttggggggaaaaagaTCAACAACAGTGCCATTGTCAACATGCAACAGACATTCTATTGTGTAATGTGCGCAGTGCTGCATGCTTGGTTCTCCCCGTACAAACAAGGACAAAGGATACTGGAATTTGGGCTCAAGATCTCCCTTTTTGCAGGATTTATTGTAGGATTTATTGTGTAATCCCAGACCTTCATCCTTTTTTGTTCAATAGGCTGCCACCATTTTTTAACATTGTAATCGTTAAGTTCGGGATTCCATCATGTACCATGGCCAAATATCGACCATGGCTTTTGGGCAAATGGTTTGGTCAATTCACAGTGAACAAGTACCACAAGTTTTCTAGGAATTCCTTGTGCACTTTGAGAGATATAATATGAAGTTTACTGTCTTTACTTTGTTTTGTCATGGTTCCATTGTGATAACAATATCCTCAACAAATAATAATGGTATTTAAAAATCAgaaattcaaaatatttattccCATGGTTAAAAACTAGATCGGGGGAACAAATATACTCTTCCCAATTCCAAAGTTCGTTCTACCAACACTTTCACTGGATAATGAAATCTGACAAGAAGAATATGACTTACTTGTATCTGACTTGTCTACAATATTGTAGACATGACCCTGTTCACCATATTGTATTAAGTGCCACACTGCCAAGCATAAATCTTCAACATGTATAGTGTTCATCTTCAACTCTGGAGTCCATAATAACTAAAGAAGAACCAAAGCAAAGATTATTAGTTAGGTTCAGCTCAGTTTACACAAGATTATTACAACACATCACATCTCTGAATAGCAAAGCttcacaaattaataaaatatcacACACTCTTCATTTCTTAATTCCGTAAATTTGTCAAAgatatttataattttgttgttgtgctttTGTATGTCTCaggtcttggtgcccttgaaatgctaaagtagacatttacaatttcctcatagagtgccctttaccaagcagaaaatgccttggtgctcatgccctttcaaagacaAAGCATACGGGTCTGATGTCTTTTCCACCACGCATTGGTAAATAAATGTACATTGAAATTCAAGGTTTGACCATGTTTTTCTTTGGAATTTGCATAGTTGTACCACCGGGCTAGTGCAGGGGTGGACAACTGCACCCCAAATTAGGggcttcgtccttcgaatgggacgtaagGCCagtggtcccatgtgttgtgtaacgcatgttaaaagaacccagtgcacttatcgaaaagagaaggggatcgccccggtgtttctagctcaggctgctgtatgcgccgtagcaccttgtaaacccttgcaTCGTGCTACATACTTGGGTCTCAgaatcacttcaataacctatctctctgaaagtttgtatatactcagcgcctatataagactttgatattattattattatacccaGGCAGAGGGAAACattgcaataatttttttttttttattttggtttttacccatacaccgctGTGTTACATGTAGCACTGAATactcccgagtcctgtaaaaaatatcaaaggcgtattactctggtgggatttaaacccacgacccttgcaattctagagcagtgtcttaccaactagactaccgaggttgcccggtagctagaggcagttcaaatccaatgttttggcagcgggtaccgcaaagATATAATAGATTTTAAAATCTTAAATATTGCAGTAATTGGTTGTTGATATTACCTTCATCTTTTCCTGAAGCTGTCTGTAGACTGCTGCTGTAATAAGTCTTGGCACTGTAAATAGACAACACATTAACAACTTATCAATGATATCAGGACAATGTGCACTACCCACAAACAATACACATTGCTTCCTTATAAGACATCTTTAGCCATGTGGCTCCCATTGGACTTTTACTTCTGCTGCCACGCAGAAAGTTACCAGGACTGGCCTTGGTATAATTCTTCAGTGCGTCTATACCTAAACTTATATCCTCCGACATTTGTATAGTGTTTACAGCATGGTAACGGTAAGTTTACAGAGTGGAGCTGTTCCTGTTTTAGCAGCCTTACAATGGGTCATGAAATGCCCCATGGCTCTGTGATGTTTTGTGGTGTGATGTTTTTACGGTATGGTGTGACGACAATAGGTAATTAGCTGTAACAGGTCATTAGTTGTAATGTTCGGTTCACCATTGATTGTCCCCAGTTTGCAAACATATCCCCTACAACTCACACTTTTAATCACACAATCCTGAAAATGGCTCCTTGGTAATCAACACAATAATCTTTTGTCCTGAatgtacgaagtgtcttgtgagaaggtacgaagtgtccaaagtatGAAGTGTCCAAAGCCACTTCGTACACGTACCTTGCAAAAGGTAccaagtgtccaaggtacgaagtgtcctgacaccttTTGTTATAATGAGTTTACATTTAATTTAACCTTTCAAAATTAACTCACAATCTGAAGGGTATACTGTCAGTAAAATTCccataaataaaactaaataactTGCATTTGTACTGCTAATTATGGTTTGACTTTGAAATTgatccaattttgttttaatggattgcaagtgaaacaaaaagacattgaattttaaacaaacttacTGACTCCAGTCCGATCACCGATGCCATACACAATAGCTGGTCTTATAATCATGTAATTCAATCTGTATGCAAAAAAGCAGATAGGAAaggaatgttttgtttgtatatctGTAATGAATAGAATGTTCTGCTTGCTTAGAATTTGTGTAACTAGAAATAGCATTTGGATGTCCAAGAGCCACTAGGGTCACAATTAGATAGTTTGAGCCAATAAACAAATGAATTCTATAAATGAATGAATTACTTTAGAAAGAAtgtcaacaatatttaaagttaGTGTGAAAATTGTTAATGATGTATTCAATCTGAATAGGAAACAACAAAAAGGTTGCCAACATTCAAACATTCAACAAAGTGTTTACAGAgtaaaaaaaagacaagacaAAGCACTGCATTGACCATTGACTGGAAACACTTACCCTTCAATACGAGGCAGTTCTTCTTCTATTTGCAATTTGTATTTAGCTATACCAGTCCAGGGTGATGTTTTGGAATCTTCATGACTCGCTTTCTAAATAACAACACATACACATtgcattactattattattagtaacttCTTACAGGTTAACTTTGAATTATGGAGTCTGAATTGTTTTGCCCTGGAAACGGACCCTCATATCTAGGATTCTGTGTTTTTGTACAGCACAGAGGTAGATAATGTATAGAGTGCTTTTTCAGTcctcatgaaaaaaaatctacaagcaGCACAGGTGCACCCGGCCACAGCTGAGCGCTGCACTCCTGGGCTAAATTTAAATTATAGCACATAAAGAacacaaagtagctaagaacagaaaaaatgcttaccagaataaggtaaccagccaaactacaatgtcacatgtacaatttgtgactggtatcctgctcattgctccttagcagaaatttttttgcaaatattttctgtttatctatactattaaaagcataacctgcgccatcttggattgaaattagaaggtccagtgttatggcatccttgtggaaatCAACAcagttgtgtgtgtgtaattCAACAcgtttgtgtggtttcagacgtcgggttgaAAACCCGACCCAAACTCCCACTTACAagtcatctgattggaggaagttTGGGCGGCGACCGTGAGTCGACCACTAtggtcgatgttgttaccagacttcctagaaggctttctgacaggtgactcattAGACAGTGTTCCACagatggttctccggattggttcactcATTGCCCCTTGCCCGCCCACCCGCCAGACGTGTGCCATAGCCGATCATTTTGGGgtagaattatgacgtcatgcataaatattaagagaggcgtacaACACCCTCACCCACAttacatttcaaaacatttgtgtAAAGGAGCTTCATCATCTACCGGGATGCCGCGCGTCCCACTAGTAAGcattattttggtttaaccctacATCCGATCATGCATATAACATTTGATAACCACTGTACTTTCAATGCTTTAGCAGCCATAGCAGATAGAAAGGTCTATGTTCCAATGTTTTAATGGTAAGAAActtttgcttaacagctctgcagatcaacaaaattagtaacagttaaaaatacaatcacTACTACATGATAAGACATAACCTTGCCACTTAAAAAAGAAGTGTCCCTACACGCTTCCTTTTTAGGGGCCGCCTCCTTTCTCTTTTTCTTCAGACAGAAACATaaattttgaaggaaaaaagCCTAGCCTGTTGTCTTTTAAAATGTGTCAGGAGGCCAttttattgggaaaaaaaaaccttcctcCTTCTTTTCCAAAAGGCAGGATGCTAAATAACATTTGTGTTGCCTTACAGTCTGACGCACCTTATCAGCTGTGTACACCTGACCTGTAGATACCTCTATGTATTTCTTGGCATTTCTCCTTGCAGCTTCCTTTGCACAGTGGAGGCTCAGAGTAAGTACTCCTTCTTTATACACCTGTTCAGAAAACATCAATAAATCTCA of the Asterias rubens chromosome 3, eAstRub1.3, whole genome shotgun sequence genome contains:
- the LOC117288518 gene encoding trifunctional UDP-glucose 4,6-dehydratase/UDP-4-keto-6-deoxy-D-glucose 3,5-epimerase/UDP-4-keto-L-rhamnose-reductase RHM1-like; this translates as MQKHTDDDETGGSSTVTTEAIMASPDEDRRSSLKPSVLILGGCGFIGRNFVHHLVSNNLATKIRVADKTPPQTAWLNKLHKESFAKVEFVSANLINTGSVSKVFDDNGSSFDVVVNLAAQTKYGCTDEVYKEGVLTLSLHCAKEAARRNAKKYIEVSTGQVYTADKKASHEDSKTSPWTGIAKYKLQIEEELPRIEGLNYMIIRPAIVYGIGDRTGVMPRLITAAVYRQLQEKMKLLWTPELKMNTIHVEDLCLAVWHLIQYGEQGHVYNIVDKSDTTQGSMAELVCRIFDIKHDYFGTVISNFARLNMAEIVDDSNDKHFEPWTEACNRDGLQYTPLSPYLHQELLYNKHLYMDGQKLETTGFQLTKPQLTEELLRQMLDDYVSMGLFPKSLAPSLR